ACGATGATGTCTGCCTCTATTTCCTTTCCCGAGCGCAGTAGCAAACCATGCTCGGTAAATGTTTCTATTTGATCGGTTTCCACCGACACCTTGCCAGCATTGATAGCTTGGAACAAATCAGCGTCCGGGACCGCACAGAGGCGTTGATCCCAGGGCATGTACTCCGGGATAAAGTGACGCATGTCATCCGGGTTGTTCAGCTGTTTACGCACCTGTTTGAGCAAAAAATTCCGTGTTCCGTTCGGCCAACGCTTGGCCGCGCGGTACATCCAGCGCTGGATACGGATGTTGCGTTGGCGGGTGAAGTGATACACCCAGCTATCGGGCAACACCTTTTTCAAGAAACCGGCAATCGCGTCACGGGACGGGACGGAAAAAATGTAGGAGGGCGATCGTTGCACCATGGTCACATGCGCAGCCGTCGCGGCCATAGCAGGTACTAGCGTAATGGCAGTCGCACCACTACCAATGATCACCACCTTCTTGCCCCGATAGTCCAGGTCTTCAGGCCAGGCTTGCGGGTGAATACATTGGCCTCCAAAGCGTTCAGCGCCAGGGAACTCCGGCAAATAGCCCTGGTGATAGTTGTAGTAACCGGTACAGCTGATCAGAAATCGGCAGGTGAACTGCAGCGTCTCACCGGAACTGAGCTGTGTCGCAGTTAGCGTCCAGAGTTTCTCTGTGCTGGACCAATTGGCCTGGGTGATATCCAGCCCGAAGCGGATCTTCTCGTTGATCTTGTATTCGGCGGCAGTGTCGCTGATATACCGCCGAATGGATTCGCCGTCAGCCAATACCTGCAGATCGTTCCAGGGTCGGAATTGATAACCGAAGCTGAACATGTCGGAGTCCGAGCGCACACCCGGGTAGCGGAACAGATCCCAAGTCCCACCAATGGCCTGACGCCGTTCAAGAATCGCGACACTGTACTCAGGGCACATTCGCGACATATGGCAAGCCATGCCGATGCCGGAAAGGCCGGCACCAATAACAATCACATCCAGGTGTTCTGC
This genomic stretch from Halopseudomonas pelagia harbors:
- a CDS encoding flavin-containing monooxygenase; protein product: MPAEHLDVIVIGAGLSGIGMACHMSRMCPEYSVAILERRQAIGGTWDLFRYPGVRSDSDMFSFGYQFRPWNDLQVLADGESIRRYISDTAAEYKINEKIRFGLDITQANWSSTEKLWTLTATQLSSGETLQFTCRFLISCTGYYNYHQGYLPEFPGAERFGGQCIHPQAWPEDLDYRGKKVVIIGSGATAITLVPAMAATAAHVTMVQRSPSYIFSVPSRDAIAGFLKKVLPDSWVYHFTRQRNIRIQRWMYRAAKRWPNGTRNFLLKQVRKQLNNPDDMRHFIPEYMPWDQRLCAVPDADLFQAINAGKVSVETDQIETFTEHGLLLRSGKEIEADIIVTATGLQVQVLGGMQLTLDGKPFAIHEQMTYKAVMMQNLPNMGWIMGYTNASWTLKADIAAQYLCRVLKHMDQHHYQVVVPLGGEESALPSSIMGALEAGYVQRANAVLPRQGKGLPWRVLNDYLQDSEMLMKESLDDGILAFDPPEASVKPVLARKDASEAA